Within Enoplosus armatus isolate fEnoArm2 chromosome 1, fEnoArm2.hap1, whole genome shotgun sequence, the genomic segment ATTAATATTAAATTAGATCAAAATACATTAGTGCAAGAGTATAATCACAATACTGTGTTTGAATAGAATAGTGTGTATAGTCTTTCCTGTTCCTGATCTTTGACTCACTTGGAGCTCTTGGAGCTTCTTCCCCACACTTGAGTGTGCTTTGAGCAAAGCACTCTGCCATCCAGGACAACACTTCTCCACAATATCTGACCTAGAGACAAGCCAGACATGACTGAGGGTTATGCAAACTGTCTGTCGGATTACTTACGAGAAAGAGTTTTATGTGAAGTAGGCTTAGGAAAATGCAACCTCATCATGTGTCAAATTGTGCGGTTGAGGTCACTTTTCCAGGTTTACCTGAGCCTCCATGGATACCAGCCGTTTCTCTTGGTCCTTGAAACCACCAACAATCCTGAGCAAGCTCTGAACCCTTGGTCACAAACAGAAATCAGTTAAAACCATATTTAACGCTGCAATAATCCATGTTttaccactagggggcagaagaGCATTAAAACAAGCTACAGTTTGGTGCTGTGCAGGCAGTGTCCAGTGGATTTATCTGAGCTTTTTTGCAAAAAAGATTATGTCCACTCATGATCAGACTATATGACAGTTTACCAATTTTTACAAATAACTATTTATAATTACTTCGAGGAGGTGCTCTTGAGTCTCTCCTCACTGCTCTCCCAATGCTGGCGCTCCTGTTTGGCCAGGTAGTTCTCTTTCTGCACAGTCTCCCATGTTATCAGCCTCTGGTCTAGCCCTGCGGGCAGCTCCCTCTctggcaaaacacacacacaaggaggcAGTCCAATAAGCAATTAACCAACAGGCAATTTCCATGGATAGAGCAGGTGAAGGAGTGAGATAAGCACACAGTATGTTTTCTAGTatctaatttaattttaatttcgCCAGATAAGCCACAAGAATGTATTTCAATATCTGCTTGAAATAAAGGACAGTGGCTTAGTAGTTCCTAATGGAAATATGCATGTATAATCTTCATACCAAGATGCTCCTGCTTGGACTCAGGCTGCTTGACCAGactgaggaggagctgagagaggtggctgatgatgatgaagggtGGGGCCAGTGCTGGACGGCTGTGGTATTCCACAATCAGGTTGTATCTCTGGAACTTCCAGAAGATGTCTGTGTTGCCCTGCACTACCTGGAATGTGTAGCTgcaaatggggaaaaaagaacaaaaagccAATATAAtcaattgtgtttttgttttttttattttacaatgtaCAAAGAAGCCACTAGCTCAACTCATTTCATCAGACAGGCAAACATTGATTTTCTGGATTCCCTGCCCCTTACCTGAACATGGCAATGAGCAGGTTGAGCAGCAGGACATTGGTGACGAGAAGGAATATAACTAGCAGCAGGATGACCAGCCAGTTGGCATAGATATTGGGACATGGTGGCCGTAGGCCCATGATAATCTCCTCTGAGTCATTGGTGCAGTTAATTTCAGGCATGCGAGCAGCTGTGCTCCGTTAATCCGGTAATGAAAGAACAAGAAAATTAGATTAGAAGACAACATTCAGGCAAACAGAGATCCATCCCTGACTGCATAAATGATCAAAATAGAAcattaaaaatatcaataaactGTCACACTGCACATTTTTCATGGACTTTCAATTTCTttacactgaataaatgtaGAAATCTGCATCCTCTCTAATTTACCATCTATTTCCTCCAAGGGGATCTGGCCAAAGATGTGCAGGTAGGGGCGGTACAAGGCTCTGCGAAACACCCAGTCAATCCTTGGGTCGTTTGGGTGGAGAAGAGCCTGGGTGGCAACGCCGTACGCAATCAGCCACACACtcaggaaaaagaggaagaagaaaacgtCCTTCATCTGTAAAGGAGAAACAGACCCAcgttttcctctttttaatgGGCTGTACAAGGCTTTCATCTAAGACCCTGAACACTTAAAATGTTCATAATGAGAATGTTTAGTGGTTTGTGTTGGTCACCATTCTTTCCACAATGATGATCTTGGGGCCCAGCTGCTTATGAATGGCAAAGATGTGGATCAGACGTAGAGTGAATACCATGAAGTCTATTGCCAGAACTGTCCTTCCTGCCTCATAGGTGTCGTTCACCATCCTGCAATCAAAGAAAACGGATATTACTTACTGTGCAGTTTACTCAATTCTAGCTCTTCTTCCCAATTAGTattacatccatccattcactTAATTCACTCCTTTATTTTAGTGTTCTAGCTTAGACCATCATCGCAACAAATCTAGAGCCTCCACACTGTTGTGTTATGTTAGATTTTTTCACTGTCATCAATGTCATGTGATGTTAATTACCTGCATGAAACCCCAACAACAAAGAGTGAGATGGCAACCATGTCGCACTTGTTCCAATTGTCCTCTACATAGAGTTTGAACTTCTTCAGGATGTTCATCTCTTCATCCGTGAAGAAGCTCTGTCTCATAAAAGATAGTTAATGCATTACTATAAGACATAATTATATCTAACTTTACTTTCATTTGTAATTGCAAACATGGTTTTGTTAGcatattcagaatcagaaatactttattgatccccgggggcaaattatacagtaccggtgctcccattcagagtagaaagtagcatacatttagaaataagagtgtgtacaaaaataagatataaaaaaataagaaataaaaaatatacacatttacaaaaaagtgaaaaataagaaatatatacaataacaatgtatatgtatgtgtgtgtatatatatatatgtatgtattgcactgtttaaagaataaataatgaggtggtatatggcaggtgaagtaggtccaggttcagtctgtttattgtctgacactcagagggaggagttgaacagtttgatggccacaggcaggaatgatttcctgtggcgctcagttgtgcatttgggaggaatgagtctccgactgaagctgctcttgtgcctgaccagtacgtcatggagaggatgtgagacgttgtccaagatgacccgcagcttggacagcatcctcctctctgacaccaccgtcagagagtccagctccaccccaacaacgtcactggccttgtggatcagtttgttgagtctgttggagtccgccaccctcagcctgctgcccccagcatgaaacagcatagaggatagcactggccaccacagactcatagaacatcctcagcatagtccggcacATGTTGTGCGAGTCATATGTGTAACTGTTTTGCTTTGTtatgacagaaatgaaaatgtactgtatttgataTGAAAATATGTGAACTCTTTTGTGCTGTTAGCTCAAagaatgaaatataaatgacatCATGAGCAtataaaatcagttttctttATGCTGTGTGTTATTATAAAGCCATTAGTCATTTCATATGTATTCACACACTGAATAGTTCTAGCTTTACTAAACTTGTTCAACTTTTTTAAACCATGCGTTTTTTGTCTAAAACAAGTTTTTGTTctcaaaaatgttaaaatgttctcATGTTAATGTGCCCTCTGCATTGGGTCACGCACTGGAGCCAGACACACCTGCAGGGCCAAAAGGGAGTTAGCAGGCACCTGCAGTGTCCCACATTCTCATTCCTGTAAAATGTCTCTCACACTTGGAGCGTAAGAGATTGTTGAGTTGTCTCCAGTGGTTTGAACAGGGAACCTATAAGTGCATCAAGAACCAGAGTTTGGTCCCTCGATGGCACAATTGCTTTGAGAACAAGCTGAGGGCAGTGTGCTGCTTTCATGAAGTGATAGACTGGTGTGTAAGCCCTGAGTTTCAGACCACAAAGGCCATCATGACCAAATACTTTAAActataactaactaactaactaactaatggCAGCTATAGTATCAAAAAAATGGGGAGGAGGGTGGACTGATGAGGATGCAAATCATGCAGCCTCCATTTGAGATCACATATCCCTCTCAAAGTACTCAAGTATGCAAGATGTAGTTGTCTTAATCAGCAATATCACAAACGCTCAATCAACTTTCAGTGTGTTTAAGAGACAAAATTAAAAGCAGGATGGGAGTCTGTTCTTCCTTGGCTATTTATTTACAGCGTGCTACTGATGGTGTCTGACCTTTTCAGAGCCTAAATGATTTGTAAATAAAGCTGGAAGTTTCTGTAAACTACACATAAGGTGTCGAGTTAGAGACTGAGCGTAAACCCATCAAATACCTCACACAAACCACAGATGTATTGGTGTTGGCTTAATACAAGACAGTGATACATTCTGtatgaataacaataaaacagccCTCATTATCTAAAATCTCTCCTAGACTGACATACAAAATGTAGCATTGTCTTGAGGCATGCACCCCTGGGCTTGGTAGCATGCCAGGGCTGCCTGTAGCAGAGTGGTTCTTTTTTTGGAAACCTGTGCCATAGTTCTGTTCAGCTCAGCTTCTGAGATGCATGCAAAGTGAGCAGAGGGAACAGCGGTGAAGGCCTGTCTCATCTGGGGCTTTTGTGCCCAAGGGAGGAAGGCTCAACGGGATCAGTGCAATAAGGGATCATGCTTGTCTAACCTGGCTCACTGGGAGGGAGTTGAGCAGAGGGGTGAAAGGCTCATGAATCCTTAAAACCCCCGAGAGATTGAGGTCATTGTAGTGATTCAGATCACCTCCTACTCAGATATGTGTGACTTGCCAGGCCTGTCCTGCAAACACATCTAATAAGAATGAATAAGTGcttcatagatagatagatgtggATCCTTCAGAAAGCAATCCACTAAATAACGATCTGAgaacttaaaatgtatttgaaaacatgaaatgggATTATAAAGCAATCAGTGAGATTGGACGCTTTGACGGTCACCTGTCGAAGTTCCTCCAGCACCAAGGTGAAGACCCAGAAGTAGAGCATTATCTCTGGGGCTCCAGGGCCAAAGGGCGGCGGCGGGCGGAAGTCTAGCAGGAGCACGtaggtgaagaggaagaggaaggcgAAGTACATGATGACATTACCGAGGAACACAGTGACAGGAGCGCTCCAGAAGCGACGCCAGCGACGGAGTAAGAAACGCCACCAGACAGAGGCACAGCTCTGAGCTGCTGGACCTCCAGGTGAAGAGTCCCTGGAAAACAAAGAGTGGTAAAGACACTCTTTTATGTACAGGTTTTATGTTATGCcatcactgattttttttatgtgagctCGTATGGTGGGCTTTAGCATGTGTTTCActcatttttattatatgaTCGTAagtatgtgaaataaaaaatagcagtaaaacattttttatggttttacaTATTTGACAAAGATAATTTTCATATAATTTAATAGCAATTTGACTATTATTTGATTGCATACTCACAAAGGGTCATCATCGTCAGTTAGCAGTAAGGCCTTTTCTGTATCCAGACTGTCCAGCTCCACAAACTGCTCGTTGCCATTACGATTATCAAGTTCCTCATCACTGAGAAACACATCTGAGAGTGTCAGTGcacaccacaaaaacacaaacattacatcCACGTGGCAAATGGTGGGGCAGCATAACAGGGTCACCTGAATTTTATGAGGTTTGTCCAGATGAGTGGTGGACAGAAGAAAGACACCACAAGTTTGGAGATGGCTGTGTCTGTCGTCATCGCCCCCCACCAAATCTTTGTGAGAAGAGCCTGCAGTAAAAGTTTAGTTTTGTATAATTTATGTTAAAATCAGATTTCATAACAGGGACAAACTAACAGCTGGATGAAGTTCACCACAAGAGGGCACCACAGGCCTTAGAATATTTCTGCCTTACAGTCTTGTGACTACATACAGTGCGTGGAAGCATCATGCAGGGAGTTACCCCAGCAGATTAACAGAGAAAATATGTATGTACGTAATAATATTCAATAAGAGGTGTGAATCATTTCCTTCTCCAGAGCTGTCTAGTTGCAGTATGGGATGATATGGCACTTATACGAAATGAAACCTGATGCTTTGTCATGGGTGTGTCCTCCCTTTGTAACAGACCAGTAAAATCCACATTCTCTTGAAACATAACACATGTACTGAATTATAATCAACAGATTCCCATTTATAAAGGATATATTACTCCGACTATgtgctttaaataaaatattacttCACTGTCAAGAGTGTTACCTTTCCCTGCTGACATTGAATACCAATTAACTCTCACTGATGACTTTGTAATGACAAGGACGTCTGTTGGAGGGATATTTAGGCAAAATTGTGCCCTGAATGAAGTCCAGTGAGCAGCAAGATATGACTTTGAAATAAATATCTAATGGCATGAAATGCCCTGGAAAAGTTTTTAATAACTACAGGGCAACACGGTATTTGAATACAGAAGCCAGCTAAATAGATTACCTAACTATCttaatgaaatgcaaaatactGTTGGATGaaagttaaatgttttacaatctCTGAAAGAGTCAGTTAAATTCGAGCCAAATGAGCATATGGATGCGTCTCCTTGTTACCTGAACTCCATCATGGGCAAAGAAGGATTTGGCATCTGCCTCAGTTGCCAAGTTAAGGACCGTAGATTTGCTCCAGCAGTGTGTTCTTCTCACCAACAAAGCGTAAGCCCTGTCTTCACTGTTGGAGTAGCACTCTCCAAAGACATCTGCCACAATAACAAGAATATGGTGTCAACTGATCAGCTTCATCTGAAGAATTCACACATTCAGATTCACATTTTTCTCCCCGTGCGATCcctttgtttcattgtgttgttgcGATCAGTGAATGCACCTCTTGCTATGTTTGACCTTTCCCTTTTCACATCACTCCGCCAGCTGCTGTCATTGAACAGTTTATGTACTCACCAAGGGCAAACTGCTCATACTTGGCTTCCTTCATACTGCGTGCAGACTCAGCCTCAGATTCCAGACGTGCCATCTCTTTCAGAATCTTACAACCCGCCAGCGCTGCCGCAACCGCCTCAGGGCCCTGAAGGATTAAAAGAAAGCTGGATCCAAGAAATGGGTCTGAGAGAGGGATCTGAGAAATCTAGTTTAGAATTTTAGAGAGCGGCGTCTTTTTGCTTCCAAATGGGACGTTACTGTGTGCATTAGACTGCAACAGACACACTTCTACCTTCAAGTCCACCTACTGTTTCTACAGGCCCCCAGTCTGATTTTTGTGACCATGTAAATAAGTTATACTCACATGTGTTGTGATGTACTGACGTGAACAATCCTTTAatagcatcagaaaacattaatatcTTAGATATAATTGTTGTCATGGCCTGTCTACTAAAACACCTGTCACATCAGTTTAGGTGTGAGGTTCCAACCccatgttttgaattttggtgTTGCAGTTTATTACAATCGAAGATCCAAACCTCGGACATGACAAgtggtgtttttatgtttgaagAATTTGCACATTCAGATTTCCATGTTATTCCCTTCCAGTAGGATCTGTTAAACTTATTTATGAAACCTATTTCTTTTAAGAGATTGGCATTGTCTGTTATTGGATTATAGTAtatgttgtattgtattttgtatattgtCATTTTCTATAATCAACAGGTAATAGCAACCTTTAATGGCCCTGTACGTTTCTAGGATTATAGgacaaatgtgtaaatgcaGAGCAACATACTAACAGAGGGCTCTCCATTTGAAGTTACACTCAGTGTTGTGGACCTCCTACGCAGCATGATATTACTCCTGGGttcatatatatgtacatattgaATATGAGATATTTTGCTAGCATAAGCCAGTCTGCAAGGATAATTGTGATGAGGCCTTCAACATGAGAGATACTTCAAACAATCAAATTATGAATGCAGATATCACGGCCAGAGTCTGAGTGGTAAAACAATTTGCAGTGGGGGATGTACACACGCTGAATGTAATTACCATAATTTCAGATAATGTTTGAAATAAGATGCAGGAAAGGAGCACATCAGGGTGACCGCTTGTGAGATTACAATAATTGCTTCCCTTAGTTTGGGAAagggcaataaaaaaaatgaaaggtgCCCTGAAAAGATGTTGAAAACAAAGAGTTATTACCATTGATTGGTGTCATTTAAACTATTCATGGGGCATCATGTGAGGATATATTTCTCATTAACTTCATCAGGACTTTAGAAACGCCTGCACTACCTCACCGCTCGTTGCATATACTGCCCCATGAAGCGGCATGACCTTCATTTGAATAATGTTCTTGGAGATAAGATAGCTTTTTAGTTCACCTCAGTTCTTGATAAATATGCTGTTCGCTAGGCTCTTTTATCTAGAGTGACATTTTCATATGGCAGGACTGACCTGCACCTGCACTGTGCTGGCCCACATCACTCTTGTTCACACTGAATCCAGAATACAAACTAGCACAGTATAATTCAGCTCACTTCAGTTTGGTTTGAGTAGTTTTTGCCAATTCCAGGCACATTCAGACTTTTGGTGATTGAACCACACAGCGCTGAGATAGTACGAGCTGGAGCTGAGCTGACTAAAGAAGCTGACAAGACTGACCATGGCCCAAAAGTAGTTAGCCATCTGCTGTCGGTTCTGAAGGACAGCCCAGAGGAAGAGATCCCTCCAAGGGTGTTCGCAGCGCTCCGCTAACTCGGCCAGGTTCTTCTGGCTGTGGAACAGTCGACCCTTCGCAGGCTTCTCCTGgagcacacagacagcacacGACATGTGTCAAATATTTATCGTAAACAGGATAGCTGCACACACTTTACAGAACATGTAATTATTACATGATTCATGCAATCTATGGCAGAATCTGTGGTCGTTATCTGCCAAGGAGATTATTTTTGCCTCGTAGTCTGTCCGTCCGTCAACAGGATAAGTAGGTATTTCACAAATGCATGAAATGATTTCTTTGAAATACGCTGAACAGACAGACCTTCAGCCTAGAAACAATTTGATTTTGGTCATAAGCTTATTTAGCTAATAGCTAAATCATTTCCTGAGATTATCACCTTTTTTTAGCTGTACAGCATGATATAAACAACATACATTACACAACATAGAGAGGGGTAATTACATTGCAGATCTAGAGGGTATAATTAGACAAGATTTCTTAGGGTGTAACAGCACGTTTGGTTTGCGATGACGATCCATCTCTTCCTTTCTGCAATTATGGTGAAATTTAAGGCCTCTGCCCAGTGGTTCTCAATTTGGGGGCCAGGGCCTTTCCAGTGGGTCACAAGAAAAACCTGAGGGGTCACATGTTGACTAACAGGATAGAAAACTACAAAGTCTTCAAGGGGGTGTAGTTTTGCTTCTTAAAGGCATCATGAAATCGCCTTTTTAATTACTTAACATGATGTAGTTTCCGTTGAAATTGGATCTTGGGGTAAGACATAATGATGGACATCCTTCCAAAGTGTAAACCAATGGATTAACAGTTTAGGAGAGAAAGGCTGACTTGATAGGAGGGACAGAAGGGCAGGATTTCCTAAAAATCAGGATGGCTTTATTCGTACTAGTGCAGGATGAGGTTGCCATTGAAGATTCACTGTTTTCCAGGAAGTCAGTTTACCATGAAGTCTGTATATTGTCTATTTCAATGCGCCTTTCAAGCCTTTAacaatttcaaatgaaacagtctGAGAGGGTTAGAAGGAAGAATCACTCTCCACTCAATGCAAACTGTGACAAGGTCTCACATATAGACATTGCTTCATTTCATGGTGTCACGcgcaaaaaaaagaatgagaacCACTGCAAGAAGCAGTATAAGGTACAATGGAATTCATCAGTTAAAGGGATTTCTTATGGCATGATTTGCTGGAACGTTTGAGAGTATATCACTCACTGTGGGAATCTTTTGGTAAAAGCCTTTGCAGGAGTCATGAAGAAAGTCTTTCAGCACTTTGGCGACCTCGTAGAGGGTGAAGCGGGGTTTCCGGTCCCCTTGCTCAGGCGGATGGTGCCCAGGTGGACCAGGTGTCCTGGCAGCTCCGAGCAGAAGCTGCTTCTCCTCGTACTTTTTGAGGAGCAGGTTGTGAAGGAGGCTCTTTTCCGACACAGACCAGTAAAGCTCTTGTAGACGACCGTAGGTAAGGAACTCGCCCAGGTTCACACCGTTGTCAACAAAGAGGCGCACAAAGTCAGGTTTGTCGTTGATCAGTGCATCCATCATCACCTCTTCAAGGTCGCAGGCCTGTAAAGATCATGTGTCTTTGTTACAATGGCTCATAAAGCGGCTggcttctcttcctcctgtgaAAAGGTTTGTGTAATTGTCAGGTTCTTCACCAGAATGTACACTGGCTTGCGACTCTTGTTATCCCTCCTGACGTTGATGgaatacaaatgtaaacaagtAAGATTACAAATGACAGACATTTGGCTTGGTTcattggtccaccactttggttcagactgaaatatctcaaaaactattggatggattgccaattttgtacagatttatGGTCCCCtaaggatgaatcctactgactttggtgatcccctgacttttcctctagtgccaccatcaggttgacatttgtggttttcagtaAAATGCccaacaactatttgatggttaattagcagatgttagcagACTAACACGCTAcactaagatagtgaacatgaATGGCTAGTATAGTGTTAGACatcttgttttaatttaatctgtTAAAAATGCTAAACTTTGTCTTGATTGTAGATTTAACTTTACAGTTATAGAGTGTGACACAGCTCTAATTAAATTACTATGTATTCGTCTCACCTTCCACTCCACATCTCcattgaaaatgtcactctTGGCAATGTCCACCCTGTTCCAGGCCACAGCCAGCTTCAGTTCATCCAGGAAATCTTGAGCTTCCTGACTTTGGCTCTtacaggctgacacacacacaggaacaaacgTGCACACGACACACAAGATGTCAACAGGTTCACAACCTATGAAGTGCTCAAAATGTCAAGGGCGCTCTCTCCATGCATATGTCAAGTCACAAAACCAGAAAATTGCAAGTTTCTTGATAACATATGTTCACAAGGTACTTTACCCTTGACAAGAGCTTTGAGGATGACTGTATCCAGCTCGGAGCTCTCCTGTTCAGGGTCGTGAACAGTAAGGAGATGCCCATGATCAAGTATCTTCTGGATCTGATTGGCAGGTTGACAGTCAGTTATTACGAACACCTCATTTGAATGAAGTAATGTGCAATTTTTTATCGCTAATGCATTGTTTTCTAAAATTACAATCCCTTCACTGTGTATGTCAGcttgaaaaaatatgtttatctttccctcctccttcataTCCTCAATTAGgtcaacacatacacattttcaaGATAAGCATGAAAATCCCACATTAGCTTCCCTCACAATCTTTTCCTGTGTGCCCCATTTTTCTGGCAACACTCAAGTCTTGTGATGTGCATATCTGTGTATGCGCCTGCCTCCATGCTGTGCACATCGCTCTCACCAGCTTGACCCAGTTACTGATGTCTGTGCTGTGGTGGGCATTTGGAAAggtgtccagcagcagctcatgaACACTGTCCGTATCCCAGCAGCCCTTATTCATCAGCGTGACGAGGATGTCAGCCACGCCTCCTGAGCCTGCCAGGATCAGCCATGGTGTCGAATTGCCAATGCCTTTGCACATCCTCTGCAGCGACAGGGATACAGTGTTCAGACTTGCGGGCAAACTCACAAATGTCCTCATTTTCACTAAATAACTTCTCAACTAAACATAAACAGAGATTTATATTGATCAGTGTTAGCAATATTTCATAATCTTTGTTATGGCTCTGTTTATGCAAATAAATTGGTGGCTTTGACAGGCTTTCCAGCCAAAGAGTTTAgttttgtgaaaacagaaagaattAGTTTCTCAGTCTGGCTTTGGCTCTCTACTTCAGGAGGTGGCACAACCAAAATTTGATTTGAAGCCTAAGACTCCAGCCTGAGCTACTGTTCAAAGTCAGATTGTGCACATTCATATGACAAGACAGACGTCTAACTTTCAAAAGGTCTCTTTGCGGTCACATCTTTTAAGTTATTGAGTAAGTAACACAgtataatgaaatgaaacctaCCTTTAGAATCCGTGGTTCCCCATGGACCAAGAGACACAGAACAGGGATCTCAAAACTGCCTGTGCCTGCAAGCACCAAAAATGACGTCCATATGATATCTTTTGCTCAATATCTCATTGTCTCAAATGATTACCACTCTGGTATTACATCCCTCTATTGTGTGAACTACTGCAAAACAACCATTCTCTGAGTGTTTTTCGTACATATTACCACAAATACCTTTTTCACAGGTTCATGGAGTGATGTTCCTTTCTCATGTTAAATCAGTTTTGGAGGCGCGAAGAGCTAAAACTATCCAGAGCTCAACAATTAAGCAAAATGGTGTAGAGAAAAATCAGGAAATGAACATGATTTCTTATTATcttatacactatattgccaaaaatattcactcacccatccaaataattgaaatcaggtgttccaatcacttccatggccacaggcgtataaaatcatgcaccaaggcatgcagactgtttctacaaatatttgtgaaa encodes:
- the trpm5 gene encoding transient receptor potential cation channel subfamily M member 5, with product MQERQDTPLGTLQPQTRCLRCGDTLQWSEEHSVLLGCSCCSTVDETLENVARGLASRMRREKSHWAAGRVGDIDFVSSTKTRGKFMRVRSNTDPVLIYQMLTEEWGLAPPHLVVALVGGDEVAQMKPWLRDTLRKGLVKAAQSTGAWILTNGLRFGITKHLGQAVRDHSLASTSSKVRVVAIGIAPWNMIHNREALLTAKVDEPAVYKPQDLPHGSVYSLDSHHSHFVLVEEDPNRPGATSEMRVKLLKHISLQRTGYGGTGSFEIPVLCLLVHGEPRILKRMCKGIGNSTPWLILAGSGGVADILVTLMNKGCWDTDSVHELLLDTFPNAHHSTDISNWVKLIQKILDHGHLLTVHDPEQESSELDTVILKALVKACKSQSQEAQDFLDELKLAVAWNRVDIAKSDIFNGDVEWKACDLEEVMMDALINDKPDFVRLFVDNGVNLGEFLTYGRLQELYWSVSEKSLLHNLLLKKYEEKQLLLGAARTPGPPGHHPPEQGDRKPRFTLYEVAKVLKDFLHDSCKGFYQKIPTEKPAKGRLFHSQKNLAELAERCEHPWRDLFLWAVLQNRQQMANYFWAMGPEAVAAALAGCKILKEMARLESEAESARSMKEAKYEQFALDVFGECYSNSEDRAYALLVRRTHCWSKSTVLNLATEADAKSFFAHDGVQALLTKIWWGAMTTDTAISKLVVSFFCPPLIWTNLIKFSDEELDNRNGNEQFVELDSLDTEKALLLTDDDDPLDSSPGGPAAQSCASVWWRFLLRRWRRFWSAPVTVFLGNVIMYFAFLFLFTYVLLLDFRPPPPFGPGAPEIMLYFWVFTLVLEELRQSFFTDEEMNILKKFKLYVEDNWNKCDMVAISLFVVGVSCRMVNDTYEAGRTVLAIDFMVFTLRLIHIFAIHKQLGPKIIIVERMMKDVFFFLFFLSVWLIAYGVATQALLHPNDPRIDWVFRRALYRPYLHIFGQIPLEEIDAARMPEINCTNDSEEIIMGLRPPCPNIYANWLVILLLVIFLLVTNVLLLNLLIAMFSYTFQVVQGNTDIFWKFQRYNLIVEYHSRPALAPPFIIISHLSQLLLSLVKQPESKQEHLERELPAGLDQRLITWETVQKENYLAKQERQHWESSEERLKSTSSKVQSLLRIVGGFKDQEKRLVSMEAQVRYCGEVLSWMAECFAQSTLKCGEEAPRAPTSLTGYKASSSKDSPQSQPEREAKQEGDQARPGHPGYGANKKFPYIDE